CCTGACCGCCGAGCCGTGCGGCGTGGACCACCTGGAGACCGGTGAACCCGGTGTGCCCGCGATGTGGCTGGTGCCGCGGGGCGCCGCAGACCGTCGAGGTCTACCGGTGGCTGCTCGGCGCCTCGATCGGGTCGGCGCGCGTCGCGTTCGCCGGCGACTCCGCGGGTGCCGCCCTGGTCGTGAACGCCCAGCCGCGCGCCCGCGAACCGGGCCTGCCGCCGCCCGCCGCGGCGCTGCTGATCTCGCCGTGGGTGGACCCGGAGGCGGGCGGGGGGACGTACCGGACCAACGCCGAGACCGACGGCTACTTCTACCGGGACCTCGTCGCCCTCATGGCGGGCCTCTACCCGGGGCCGGGCGGCGACCCGCGCGACCCGACCGCCAACCCCCCGCACGCCGACCTGACCGGCCTGGCGCCGATGTACGTGCGGGCGGGCGGGCACGAGACGCTGCTGGACGACGGCCGGGCGCTGGTGGAGCGGGCGGGGGAGGCCGGGCTCGACGTGTTCGACGGGCAGGTGCACACCTTCCGGATGGCCGCCGGGCGGTCGCCCGAGGCCGACGACGCGATCCGCCGGCTCGCCGGGTGGGTGCGGCCGGGGCTGGGGCTCGCGTGACCGCCCCCGCCGACTTCGCGCGGGTCGCCGAGCCGTTCCGGGGCGAGCTGCCGGCGCACTGCTACCGGCTGCCCGGCTCGCGGCACGAGGCCGAGGACCTGGTGCAGGAGACCTACCTGCGGGCGTGGCGGTCGTACGGGGCGTTCGAGGGGCGCGCCTCGGTGCGGGTGTGGCTGCACCGGATCGCCACGAACGCGTGCCTGACCGCGCTGGGGCGGCGGGCCGTGCTGATCCCGCGCGAGGTGCTGGATGTCCCGGCCGCCGAGGTCGCCGACATGCCCGGCACGTCGGTGGCCGCGGTGAAGAGCGCGCTGCAACGCGCGCGGGCCCGCCTGGCCGAGGTCGCCCCCTCGGCGGACGACGTGCTCGAACCCACCTCGCCCGAGGCCCGGGCGCTGCTCGCGCAGTACGTCGAGGGCTTCGAGAACGCGGACCTGTCGGCCCTGGAGCGGGCGCTGCGCGCCGACGCCGCCCTGGAGGTGGCGGGCTCGCCGACCTGGTTCGCGGGCAAGCGGCGGTGCCTGGAGCTCCTGGCCACCGTCCTCGGCTCACCCGGCGACTGGCGCATGGTCCCCACCACGTCGAACGACCAGCCCGCGGCCCTGGCCCACCACCGCGGCGAACCGTTCGGCATGGGCGTCCCGACCGCCACCGCGACCGGCATCTCCCGCATCACGGTGTTCCCCGACCCGACCCTCGCGAGTCGAACCCCCGGCACCCCCGTGTCGAACCCCCGGACCCCCCGAGTTCCACGTCCACCACCGTCAGAGCAGGCCCCGGACCCGGTCGAGCCGGTCCAGCCAGCGGGTCGCCGTCGCGCCGTCGGCGGCGAACCCGGCGGCCCGGTCGGGCTCCGGGGCCCGCACCGGCACCGGCAGCCACCCGTCCACCGGCCGCAGCGAGTCGGTCGTGACGTCGCCGTCCAGCAGCGACAGCGTGCCCAGCCCGCACGCGAAGCCCAGCTCCGGCAGCGCACCGGCCAGCGCCAGCCCGGCCGCCATGCCCACCGACGTCTCCAGCGCCGACGACACCACGCACGGCAGCCCGCACGCCTCCGCCACCGCCAGCGCCCGCCGCACCCCGCCCAGCGGCGCGACCTTGATCACCGCCACGTCCGCCGCGCCCGCCACGGCCACCCGCAGCGGGTCCTCCGCCCGCCGGATCGACTCGTCCGCGGCGATCCGCACGTCGACCCGCCTGCGCACGGCGGCCAGCTCCGCCACCGACGGGCACGGCTGCTCGACGTACTCCAGCCCGCCCGCGGCCCGGTCCAGCTCCCGGATCGCGGCGACGGCGGTGTCCACGTCCCACGCGGCGTTGGCGTCCACCCGGACCGCGCCCGACGGGCCGAGGGCGTCGCGCACCGCCGCGACCCGCTCCAGGTCGTCGCGCAGCGGCGAGCCCGGGTCGGCGACCTTCACCTTGGCCGTCGAGCAGCCGGAGGCCGCGACGATCGCGTGCGCGCGCTCGGGGGGGACCACGGGGACCGTGCAGTTGACCGGGACGCGGTCCCGGACCGGCGCGGGCCAGCCTTCCTCGGCGGACTCCAGCGCGCACGCCAGCCAGGGCGCGGACTCGGCGTCGGAGTAGTCCTCGAAGGCGCAGAACTCACCCCACCCGGCCGCGCCCTCCAGCAGCACGCCGTGGCGCACCGTGATACCGCGGAACCTGGTGCGCAGGGGGATCGAGTAGACCGGCACCGGGGGATCCTAGAGCGGGTCCAGCGCCGCCACCCGCCGCAGCGCGCGGGCGGCCAGGTCCGGGTCCGCCTCCTCGGCCAGCACCCGCAGGGCGTCCGCGAACCGGTCCACCCGCCGGTCCAGGTCGGCCAGCTCCCGGGTCGCCTCGGCCAGCTCCGCGGCCAGCCCCGGCCGGTTCCGCGCGCCGGCCAGCCCGGAGCGGGTGGCCAGCGAACCGCGCAGCGCCACGAGCGCCCGCCACAGCTGTTCCTCGACGTGCGCCACCCGCCCGGGGTCGGGGCCGCGCACCGCGTCGAAGTACCCGCACAGCCGGCCCGCCCGCCGCCGCTGGGCCTCGTCGGCGAACTGGAGCGGGTGCACCACGTCGTCGGCGCTCGCCGCCCACGCCACCTGCCAGTCGGTGACCCGCGCCGGCAGCGCGGCGACCAGGCCGACCAGCACCAGGGGCGCGCCCGCCAGGCCCACCGACCACCACGGCGTCGGCCCGACCACCGCCAACGCCCCGGCCAGCGGGACCGCCGGCACCAGCACCGGCCGCAGCCGGGCCCGCCGGACCCGACCGCGGGCGACCCGGGCGGCCCCGGCCCGGTCGGCCCCGGGCCGCCACATCCACCAGCGCGGCGCCGGCGGGTCCGGCTTCACGCGCGTGCCCGGCGGGTCGCGACCGGCACGGCCACCGCCGGCAATCCGCCGCTGTCCACGGCGCCCACCCCGGCTAACCGACCTCGGGCAGCTTCGGCCCGAGCAGGTCGTCGGCGTCCACGATCCGGTAGGCGTACCCCTGCTCGGCCAGGAAGCGCTGCCGGTG
This portion of the Saccharothrix syringae genome encodes:
- a CDS encoding alpha/beta hydrolase fold domain-containing protein, translated to MNPVCPRCGWCRGAPQTVEVYRWLLGASIGSARVAFAGDSAGAALVVNAQPRAREPGLPPPAAALLISPWVDPEAGGGTYRTNAETDGYFYRDLVALMAGLYPGPGGDPRDPTANPPHADLTGLAPMYVRAGGHETLLDDGRALVERAGEAGLDVFDGQVHTFRMAAGRSPEADDAIRRLAGWVRPGLGLA
- a CDS encoding o-succinylbenzoate synthase, yielding MPVYSIPLRTRFRGITVRHGVLLEGAAGWGEFCAFEDYSDAESAPWLACALESAEEGWPAPVRDRVPVNCTVPVVPPERAHAIVAASGCSTAKVKVADPGSPLRDDLERVAAVRDALGPSGAVRVDANAAWDVDTAVAAIRELDRAAGGLEYVEQPCPSVAELAAVRRRVDVRIAADESIRRAEDPLRVAVAGAADVAVIKVAPLGGVRRALAVAEACGLPCVVSSALETSVGMAAGLALAGALPELGFACGLGTLSLLDGDVTTDSLRPVDGWLPVPVRAPEPDRAAGFAADGATATRWLDRLDRVRGLL